From Nicotiana tabacum cultivar K326 chromosome 22, ASM71507v2, whole genome shotgun sequence, one genomic window encodes:
- the LOC107829354 gene encoding hydroxyproline O-galactosyltransferase GALT2-like, which produces MTVDGYLRCDKWMRNDIVDTRESKIFSWFDRFIGRAKKPEVTWPFPFVEGRMFILTIRAGIDGYHINVGGRHVTSFPYRTGFTLENATGLAIRGDVDINSVYATSLPTSHPSFSPQRVLDFSEKWKSLPLPQNRIQIFIGVLSATNHFAERMAIRKTWMQASAIKTSDIAVRFFVALNPRKELNAILKKEADYFGDIVIVPFIDRYELVVLKTIAICEYEVQNVTATYIMKCDDDNFVRIDAVLREIQHVPPRRSLYMGNLNLLHRPLRTGKWAVSFEEWPEDVYPPYANGPGHIISSDIAKHIISQYRNRSLRLFKMEDVSMGMWVEKYNSSAPVQYCHNWKFCQYGCMEDYFTAHYQSPRQMFCLWNNLLKGKAHCCNF; this is translated from the exons ATGACAGTTGATGGATATTTAAGATGTGACAAGTGGATGCGGAATGACATTGTTGATACTCGAGAGTCGAAAATATTCTCATGGTTTGATCGATTCATTGGACGTGCAAAGAAACCAGAGGTGACATGGCCTTTCCCGTTTGTGGAGGGTAGGATGTTTATTCTGACTATTCGTGCTGGTATTGATGGCTACCATATCAATGTAGGTGGCCGGCACGTGACGTCATTTCCGTATCGAACT GGCTTTACACTGGAAAATGCTACAGGGTTGGCAATCAGAGGTGATGTAGATATAAATTCGGTTTATGCTACATCTCTACCAACCTCTCATCCAAGTTTTTCTCCCCAAAGAGTGTTGGACTTCTCAGAGAAGTGGAAATCTCTTCCTTTGCCCCAGAATCGCATTCAAATTTTTATTGGGGTGCTTTCTGCCACCAATCACTTTGCTGAGCGTATGGCAATCAGGAAAACGTGGATGCAGGCTTCAGCAATTAAAACCTCAGATATAGCAGTCCGCTTCTTTGTTGCATTG AATCCACGAAAGGAGTTGAATGCTATATTGAAAAAGGAAGCAGATTACTTTGGGGACATTGTTATTGTCCCCTTTATCGACAGATATGAGCTAGTGGTCCTAAAAACTATTGCCATCTGCGAGTATGAG GTTCAGAATGTTACAGCTACATATATCATGAAATGTGACGACGATAATTTCGTGAGGATAGATGCAGTCCTTAGAGAAATTCAACATGTTCCTCCTAGACGATCTCTTTACATGGGTAATCTTAATCTCTTGCATCGACCACTTCGAACTGGAAAATGGGCGGTATCATTTGAG GAGTGGCCAGAAGATGTATATCCCCCTTATGCTAATGGGCCAGGACATATAATATCAAGTGATATTGCCAAACATATCATTTCTCAATATCGGAACCGAAGCTTAAGG CTTTTCAAAATGGAGGATGTGAGCATGGGTATGTGGGTTGAGAAGTACAATAGTTCCGCTCCTGTACAGTACTGTCATAACTGGAAGTTTTGTCAATATGGATGTATGGAAGATTATTTCACGGCTCATTATCAGTCTCCACGACAGATGTTCTGTCTGTGGAACAATTTGCTCAAGGGTAAGGCTCATTGCTGCAATTTTTAG